In Arthrobacter citreus, a single genomic region encodes these proteins:
- a CDS encoding cysteine synthase family protein produces MKVVKSVHELIGSTPLLEITTFPLPKGTKLFAKLEFCNPGGSVKDRLGMELLESAFNEGKLEKGGTVIEPTAGNTGIGLALAAIKYGVNAVFVVPEKFSLEKQTLMKALGAKIVNTPTEDGMTGAIKKANELSKEIPNSFVPSQFSNEANPRTYYKTLGPELVDQLDGKIDVFVAGAGSGGTFTGTAMYLKDKLQGVKTVIVEPEGSILNGGEPGSHDTEGIGMEFIPGFVDTNLFDDIYTVLDADAFRLVKELAIKEGLLVGSSSGAALYASLKEAQKAKPGSTIVTIFPDSSERYLSKNIYSEG; encoded by the coding sequence ATGAAAGTTGTAAAGTCAGTACACGAGCTGATTGGATCAACACCATTGCTTGAAATTACAACATTCCCTTTACCAAAAGGAACGAAACTATTTGCAAAGTTAGAATTCTGTAATCCAGGTGGAAGTGTAAAAGATCGGCTTGGAATGGAATTATTAGAAAGTGCATTTAATGAAGGTAAATTAGAAAAAGGTGGTACAGTAATTGAACCTACCGCTGGTAATACAGGAATTGGTTTAGCATTAGCAGCTATAAAATATGGAGTAAATGCTGTATTCGTCGTTCCTGAAAAATTCAGTTTAGAAAAACAAACTTTAATGAAAGCGCTTGGTGCTAAAATTGTAAACACACCTACAGAAGATGGCATGACAGGTGCTATAAAAAAAGCAAATGAACTTTCAAAAGAAATACCGAATTCTTTTGTACCTTCACAATTTAGTAATGAAGCGAATCCAAGAACGTATTACAAAACATTAGGTCCAGAGCTGGTTGACCAGCTCGATGGGAAAATAGATGTATTTGTTGCAGGTGCTGGAAGTGGAGGAACCTTTACTGGAACAGCTATGTATTTAAAAGATAAATTACAAGGTGTAAAAACGGTTATTGTTGAGCCAGAAGGATCCATATTAAACGGTGGAGAACCTGGATCACATGATACTGAAGGAATTGGAATGGAATTCATTCCTGGGTTTGTAGATACGAACCTTTTTGATGATATTTATACAGTTCTTGATGCGGACGCATTTCGATTAGTAAAAGAACTAGCAATAAAAGAAGGGCTTTTAGTAGGAAGTTCCTCAGGAGCTGCATTATATGCAAGTTTAAAGGAAGCCCAAAAAGCAAAACCAGGGAGTACAATCGTAACGATTTTCCCAGACAGTAGTGAAAGATACTTAAGTAAAAACATATATAGCGAGGGATAA